In the Haloferula helveola genome, one interval contains:
- a CDS encoding glycosyltransferase: MRTLWITRQDPRPADSGDLIYSLGLLRALADTGTTEITVLAHQGGAANEALPGVEWVFPGPVPPKSPLSLLSSFPSDAYRLGNRSMRDALQKLPSDRQFDRVVIDQAANAWALDELPDGIPLLYVSHNHEAIVRTEVAASNEGSLPFRLALRRDASNYARLECRLCNAAAGISAITPRDADAYRKEFPQKHYQVLSPGYDHPAPDAPPELTAETPRRVVLAGTFEWLAKRRNLEAFLRAASEPFQTAKIEFHVVGKADPDYFASLSARFPWATFEANVPSMEPYLKNVRIGLIPEALGGGFKLKALDYIFRGLPLASIEAALSGLPLTAESDCLAADSVDSLARRVTEKIDDLGFLNRAAKEALDECRDAFRWPDRGRELADLLHKLA, translated from the coding sequence ATGCGAACCCTGTGGATCACCCGTCAGGATCCGCGTCCGGCCGACAGCGGTGACCTGATCTACTCCCTTGGCCTGCTCCGCGCTCTGGCGGACACCGGCACGACAGAGATCACCGTGCTTGCTCACCAGGGAGGGGCGGCCAACGAGGCTTTGCCCGGCGTCGAGTGGGTGTTCCCCGGTCCCGTCCCGCCAAAGTCACCGCTGAGTCTTCTCTCCAGTTTTCCAAGCGACGCCTACCGACTCGGCAACCGGTCGATGAGGGATGCACTCCAAAAGCTGCCCTCAGACCGTCAATTCGACAGAGTTGTCATCGATCAGGCCGCAAACGCCTGGGCACTCGACGAATTGCCGGACGGCATTCCGCTGCTCTACGTTTCGCACAATCACGAGGCCATCGTCCGGACCGAAGTGGCAGCCTCCAATGAAGGCTCGCTACCGTTCCGGCTGGCGCTCCGTCGGGATGCTTCAAACTACGCCCGGCTCGAGTGCCGCCTCTGCAACGCCGCCGCCGGCATCTCGGCCATCACACCCCGTGACGCCGACGCTTATCGGAAAGAGTTCCCACAAAAGCACTACCAAGTACTTTCACCCGGCTACGACCACCCTGCCCCGGATGCCCCCCCGGAGCTCACCGCCGAAACGCCCCGCCGGGTCGTTCTTGCAGGGACCTTCGAGTGGCTCGCCAAGCGCCGGAACCTCGAGGCGTTCCTACGTGCCGCCAGCGAGCCCTTCCAAACCGCCAAAATCGAGTTTCACGTCGTTGGCAAGGCCGACCCGGACTACTTTGCCAGCCTCTCCGCACGCTTTCCGTGGGCGACATTCGAAGCCAATGTGCCATCGATGGAGCCCTACCTGAAGAACGTCCGGATCGGCCTGATCCCCGAAGCCCTCGGAGGCGGGTTCAAACTGAAGGCGCTCGACTACATTTTCCGCGGGCTGCCGTTGGCATCGATTGAAGCGGCTCTCAGCGGATTGCCCCTCACGGCCGAATCCGACTGCCTCGCCGCCGATTCGGTCGACAGCCTGGCCCGTCGGGTCACCGAGAAAATCGACGATCTAGGATTCCTCAACCGGGCCGCGAAGGAAGCTCTCGACGAATGCCGCGATGCGTTTCGCTGGCCCGACCGCGGCCGCGAACTCGCTGACCTCCTCCACAAGCTGGCATGA
- a CDS encoding DNA-3-methyladenine glycosylase, translating into MSRIDCSFFERDPATCARELIGATFQWDESSGRIVETEAYFSEDDPACHTFFRPSARRFVEEKAPGTAYVYLNYGVHWLFNVLVKGPDGAGFVLFRALEPLRGVDHMEQRRGQMPRTQLCAGPGCLTRALGIDGGAHGANFLGSERRLISLAPAKTVVTGSRIGISRGLELQWRFGERGHPCLSRKFGQ; encoded by the coding sequence GTGTCGAGGATCGACTGCTCGTTTTTCGAAAGGGACCCGGCGACGTGTGCCCGGGAACTGATCGGCGCCACTTTCCAATGGGACGAGAGCTCAGGAAGGATCGTCGAAACAGAGGCATACTTCTCCGAGGATGACCCTGCCTGTCACACGTTTTTCCGCCCAAGCGCTCGTCGGTTTGTTGAGGAAAAGGCACCGGGAACCGCCTACGTGTATCTAAACTACGGGGTTCATTGGTTGTTCAACGTGCTGGTGAAAGGGCCGGATGGGGCCGGATTCGTGCTGTTTCGGGCGCTTGAGCCCCTTCGCGGAGTGGATCACATGGAGCAACGCAGGGGGCAGATGCCCAGGACACAGTTGTGCGCTGGGCCTGGGTGCCTCACGCGCGCACTCGGAATCGATGGCGGCGCTCACGGCGCAAACTTCTTGGGCTCGGAGCGACGCCTAATCTCTCTCGCTCCCGCAAAAACTGTTGTCACGGGTTCCAGAATCGGGATTTCACGGGGTCTGGAGCTCCAGTGGCGCTTCGGGGAGCGAGGACATCCCTGCCTCAGCCGAAAATTCGGTCAATAA
- a CDS encoding bifunctional UDP-3-O-[3-hydroxymyristoyl] N-acetylglucosamine deacetylase/3-hydroxyacyl-ACP dehydratase — translation MPADAQQTLAGPASLEGTSLHTGEKVTLTLKPAPEDHGFKFRRVDIPDQPFIDADVDKVQTVERATTLAEGSVKVHTVEHVISALTGLGVDNAIIEMDANEPPIGDGSSQPFVELIKKAGIAPQEAPRKTWEIREPIHMETGDGSLITIVPSKTFRVSVTNVGPGGRFAQYFSTEVTPEIYEAEIARARTFVYYEDVKPLLDKGLIKGGSLENAVVVRGDQVMSKEAVRFDNEFARHKALDLIGDLMLCGKRILGHVIAVKPGHGPNTKMAAKLKDEYSRMRALAAPFEIPRGEAVLDINDVLKILPHRYPFLLVDRIVDFEGDNKCTGVKNVTVNEPFFPGHFPGHPIMPGVLQLEAMAQVSSILMLRKPENAGKIGYFMSADSVKWRRPVLPGDTLYIQAEMTKARGSIGQTTCRCLVNGEVASEANLKFALVDS, via the coding sequence ATGCCTGCCGACGCGCAACAGACCCTTGCCGGACCCGCCAGCCTTGAAGGCACCTCCCTCCACACCGGGGAAAAGGTCACACTTACCCTGAAACCCGCTCCCGAGGACCATGGATTCAAGTTCCGGCGGGTCGACATCCCCGATCAGCCGTTCATCGACGCCGACGTCGACAAGGTCCAAACCGTAGAGCGGGCGACAACTCTCGCGGAGGGTTCGGTGAAGGTCCACACGGTCGAGCACGTGATTTCGGCACTCACCGGCTTGGGGGTCGACAACGCCATCATTGAGATGGACGCCAACGAGCCTCCGATCGGCGACGGGTCCTCACAGCCTTTTGTCGAACTGATCAAGAAAGCGGGCATCGCTCCTCAGGAAGCGCCACGCAAGACCTGGGAGATCCGCGAGCCGATCCATATGGAAACGGGCGACGGATCGCTGATCACGATCGTTCCGAGCAAGACCTTCCGGGTATCGGTGACGAACGTCGGACCCGGTGGGCGCTTCGCCCAGTATTTCTCCACCGAGGTCACACCGGAGATCTATGAGGCCGAAATCGCGCGGGCCCGGACCTTTGTTTACTACGAAGACGTCAAGCCGCTGCTCGACAAGGGCCTGATCAAGGGCGGCTCTCTGGAGAACGCGGTGGTCGTCCGTGGAGATCAGGTGATGTCGAAGGAAGCGGTTCGCTTCGACAACGAATTCGCCCGGCACAAGGCTCTCGACCTGATCGGCGACCTGATGCTTTGCGGAAAGCGGATTCTCGGGCACGTCATCGCCGTGAAACCGGGCCACGGACCGAACACCAAGATGGCCGCCAAGCTCAAGGACGAGTACTCCCGCATGCGGGCGCTGGCAGCCCCCTTCGAGATTCCACGGGGCGAGGCCGTTCTCGACATCAACGACGTCCTCAAGATCCTCCCGCACCGCTATCCCTTCCTGCTGGTCGACCGAATCGTCGATTTCGAAGGCGACAACAAGTGCACCGGCGTCAAGAACGTCACCGTCAACGAACCCTTCTTCCCCGGCCACTTCCCGGGTCATCCGATCATGCCCGGAGTGCTTCAGCTCGAGGCGATGGCCCAGGTTTCGTCCATCCTCATGCTGCGGAAGCCGGAGAATGCCGGCAAAATCGGCTACTTCATGAGCGCCGACAGCGTCAAATGGCGCCGTCCCGTGCTGCCGGGCGACACGCTCTACATCCAAGCCGAAATGACCAAGGCTCGTGGCTCGATCGGCCAGACGACCTGCCGCTGCCTCGTCAATGGCGAGGTCGCTTCGGAAGCCAACCTGAAATTCGCACTCGTCGACAGCTGA
- a CDS encoding glycosyltransferase family 4 protein, producing MKIVVHDYAGHAFPTSLSRALAARGHQVVHAFASTLQTPRGDLRHRDGDPATLEFREIPMDPNYPRYKYSFVRRRNMEVRYGKAAADFIREWQPDAVLSGNTPTETQDPIARATNEAGGRFYYWVQDFYSLAVDRLLKRKIPVAGSLVGKWYRHLDARQFRNSERIITITEDFTPILSEEFDVDPQRVEVVPNWAVIEELPAREKSNEWALRHGLHNRFVFLYSGTIGMKHNPAMLLELARRHRDDPETRVVVVSEGIGAEWLKAESAKAGLDNLMVLPYQPFAELPSVLATGDVLVGLLEEEAGTFSVPSKTLSYLCAERPLLLAVPPANLAARITLDNGAGLTVAPGDLDGFLAAAGNLRGSSALRESLAANARRYAEQTFPIEDKADVFERILAG from the coding sequence ATGAAAATCGTCGTCCACGATTACGCGGGCCATGCGTTCCCCACGTCGTTGAGCCGCGCTCTTGCAGCCCGCGGACACCAGGTGGTTCACGCCTTTGCCAGCACCTTGCAGACGCCCCGAGGCGATCTCCGCCACCGCGATGGGGACCCCGCCACGCTCGAGTTCCGTGAGATCCCGATGGATCCGAACTATCCTCGCTACAAATACTCCTTCGTGCGCCGCCGCAACATGGAGGTCCGCTACGGCAAGGCGGCCGCCGATTTCATCCGCGAGTGGCAACCGGACGCGGTCCTATCCGGCAACACGCCGACCGAAACCCAGGACCCGATCGCCCGGGCCACCAACGAGGCCGGTGGCCGATTCTACTACTGGGTTCAGGACTTCTACAGTCTCGCCGTCGACCGCCTTTTGAAGAGGAAAATCCCGGTCGCGGGCTCGCTCGTCGGAAAGTGGTACCGTCATCTCGATGCCCGCCAGTTCCGCAACAGCGAGCGGATCATCACCATCACCGAGGACTTCACACCGATCCTCTCGGAGGAATTCGATGTCGACCCGCAGCGTGTCGAGGTCGTGCCCAATTGGGCGGTGATCGAGGAGCTTCCTGCCCGCGAGAAGTCGAACGAGTGGGCACTCCGACACGGCCTCCACAACCGCTTTGTCTTCCTCTACTCAGGCACGATCGGCATGAAGCACAACCCCGCCATGCTGCTGGAGCTGGCCCGCCGCCACCGCGACGATCCGGAGACCCGGGTGGTGGTGGTTTCCGAAGGCATCGGTGCCGAGTGGCTGAAGGCGGAGTCGGCCAAGGCCGGCCTCGATAATCTCATGGTGCTTCCTTACCAGCCGTTCGCCGAACTGCCATCCGTCCTGGCGACGGGCGATGTGCTGGTGGGACTGCTCGAGGAGGAAGCCGGAACCTTCTCCGTGCCGTCCAAGACCCTGAGCTACCTGTGTGCGGAGCGGCCGCTGCTGCTGGCGGTGCCCCCCGCCAACCTCGCAGCGAGGATCACTCTCGACAACGGAGCCGGACTGACGGTGGCACCGGGCGATCTCGACGGATTTCTGGCCGCCGCGGGCAACCTCCGTGGTTCGTCGGCCCTGCGTGAAAGCCTGGCCGCCAACGCCCGGCGCTACGCGGAGCAAACCTTCCCGATCGAAGACAAGGCGGACGTTTTCGAGCGTATCCTCGCGGGCTGA
- a CDS encoding Nif3-like dinuclear metal center hexameric protein produces MANLREIEAFLNEQLRIAEIPDYSGAVNGLQLDGAGDVRKVIAAVDASLPVVEKAVAAGGDLLIVHHGMFWQGTQPLVGPFFRKIKCAMDAGMAIYSAHLPLDVHPEWGNNACLVRDLGIEPTGTFLGSKGVDIGIVGTVDTTREALARKLEAVVGGAVHVCPGGSEAVRRIGICSGGAGSEVGEAAKCGVDTFITGEGPHWSYPLAEELGINLFYGGHYATETFGVRALSEVLRSRFGVAAEFIDHPTGL; encoded by the coding sequence ATGGCGAATCTGCGGGAAATTGAGGCGTTTCTGAACGAGCAACTGAGGATCGCTGAGATCCCGGATTACTCCGGGGCGGTCAATGGCCTGCAACTTGATGGTGCGGGGGACGTTCGCAAGGTCATCGCCGCGGTCGATGCTTCGCTACCGGTCGTCGAGAAGGCCGTGGCGGCGGGCGGTGACCTTTTGATCGTCCATCATGGGATGTTCTGGCAGGGCACGCAGCCGCTGGTCGGACCGTTCTTCCGCAAAATCAAGTGTGCGATGGATGCTGGAATGGCGATCTACTCGGCTCACCTCCCCCTGGATGTCCATCCCGAGTGGGGAAACAACGCCTGCCTGGTCCGCGATCTGGGGATTGAGCCGACCGGCACATTCTTGGGCTCGAAGGGAGTGGACATCGGAATTGTCGGGACGGTGGACACGACCCGGGAAGCTCTGGCCCGAAAGTTGGAAGCGGTCGTGGGGGGTGCGGTGCACGTTTGTCCGGGTGGCAGCGAAGCCGTCCGTCGTATCGGTATTTGCTCCGGTGGTGCGGGTTCCGAAGTCGGGGAGGCCGCAAAGTGCGGAGTGGATACGTTCATCACGGGCGAAGGCCCGCACTGGAGCTACCCCCTCGCCGAAGAGTTGGGGATCAATCTGTTCTACGGCGGGCATTACGCGACGGAGACCTTCGGAGTAAGGGCTCTCTCGGAAGTGCTCCGGAGCAGATTTGGGGTCGCTGCCGAGTTCATTGATCACCCGACCGGGTTGTAG
- a CDS encoding RNA pseudouridine synthase encodes MRAECSFGVLDECDDWIVVDKPAPLAVHPANGRTDEPTLLGGLQALLACDLADGSKLSILTRLDRETSGLVLVAKNRDAARHFSRQFEARRVLKQYLALVHGWPDLDRWREEGPILRAGEVEESAVWLRQKVDPSGRPCSTVFEVEGRVAIDGRHFAMVRCFPKTGRTHQIRVHLEAAGHPIVGDKIYGTDGRPYLEQIGPGLSKESVELLMLPRHALHASRLSVEWNGDDLVWDSPLPPDLARFIDTGSLIQGHGESAGN; translated from the coding sequence GTGAGAGCCGAGTGCAGCTTCGGGGTGCTGGACGAGTGCGACGACTGGATCGTGGTCGACAAGCCTGCCCCTTTGGCGGTTCATCCGGCGAATGGCCGGACGGACGAGCCGACGCTCCTCGGGGGGCTGCAGGCGCTGCTGGCCTGCGATCTCGCGGACGGCTCCAAACTCTCGATTCTGACGAGGCTCGACCGGGAAACGAGCGGGTTGGTTCTGGTGGCGAAGAACCGGGACGCCGCAAGGCACTTCAGTCGGCAGTTTGAGGCACGGAGGGTGCTTAAGCAGTATTTGGCCTTGGTCCACGGATGGCCGGATCTGGACCGGTGGCGGGAAGAAGGGCCGATTCTGAGGGCCGGCGAGGTCGAGGAAAGTGCGGTTTGGCTCCGCCAAAAGGTCGATCCTTCGGGGCGGCCGTGCTCTACGGTGTTTGAGGTTGAGGGACGTGTGGCGATCGACGGCCGCCACTTTGCGATGGTCCGGTGCTTCCCGAAAACCGGGAGAACGCATCAGATCCGTGTGCATCTGGAGGCTGCAGGGCACCCGATCGTCGGCGACAAGATATACGGCACGGACGGCAGGCCCTACCTTGAGCAGATTGGCCCCGGTCTTTCTAAGGAATCGGTCGAGTTGCTCATGCTTCCCCGCCACGCCCTCCATGCGTCGCGTTTGAGTGTCGAGTGGAACGGCGATGATCTCGTCTGGGACTCGCCACTTCCGCCCGATTTGGCTCGGTTCATCGATACCGGATCGCTAATCCAAGGGCATGGCGAATCTGCGGGAAATTGA
- a CDS encoding NYN domain-containing protein — MPDSTANLAVLIDADNSRPAAIDALLDEAAKYGTASVKRVYGDWTTDQLKGWKKVLPEHAIQPIQQFANTKGKNATDSAMIIDAMDLLYTGRFDGFCLVTSDSDFTRLASRIRENGVMVYGFGERKTPSPFVKSCDRFVYVDALIANVPSGKAAKSKAPTAAKPSPEGDEGIKRFKGNSGLIKALRKAIADLSDEDGWASLGPVGSQVQAAHSDFDPRNYGFAKLSDLLHAVDLFEVKKRDKSVQIRDSKAK, encoded by the coding sequence ATGCCCGACTCCACCGCCAACCTCGCCGTCCTGATTGATGCCGACAATTCGCGTCCGGCAGCGATTGACGCGCTCCTCGACGAAGCCGCGAAGTACGGGACTGCCAGCGTCAAGCGCGTCTATGGCGACTGGACCACCGACCAGCTCAAGGGCTGGAAGAAGGTGCTTCCCGAGCATGCCATCCAGCCGATCCAGCAATTCGCCAATACCAAGGGCAAGAACGCCACGGACAGCGCGATGATCATCGACGCCATGGACCTGCTCTACACCGGACGATTCGATGGCTTCTGTCTGGTCACCAGCGACAGCGACTTCACGCGTCTTGCCTCGCGGATCCGCGAAAACGGCGTAATGGTCTACGGTTTCGGCGAGCGCAAGACCCCCTCGCCATTCGTCAAAAGCTGCGACCGCTTTGTTTACGTCGATGCACTGATCGCCAACGTGCCGTCTGGCAAGGCGGCAAAGTCGAAGGCCCCCACCGCTGCAAAGCCCAGCCCCGAAGGAGATGAAGGCATCAAGCGCTTCAAGGGCAACTCCGGGCTCATCAAGGCGCTCCGAAAAGCGATCGCAGACCTTTCCGATGAGGACGGCTGGGCGAGCCTCGGTCCCGTCGGCTCGCAGGTCCAAGCCGCGCACTCCGACTTCGATCCCCGCAACTACGGCTTCGCGAAGCTGAGCGACCTGCTTCACGCCGTCGATCTGTTCGAAGTGAAGAAGCGGGACAAGTCGGTCCAGATCCGGGATTCGAAGGCCAAATAA